Proteins from a genomic interval of Beijerinckia indica subsp. indica ATCC 9039:
- a CDS encoding group II truncated hemoglobin: MVSSFVSSPQDSSTPFDRIGGQARIDALVDSFYRRMDTLPEAKVIRDMHADDLGPVGEVLKRYLGEWLGGPKLYSQERGHPRLRMRHRHFQIGPAERDAWMLCMQGAVEEVIDDPALRSQLLNSFYKLADWVRNDDGNPHDAHN; encoded by the coding sequence ATGGTTTCGTCTTTCGTGTCTTCTCCTCAAGACTCTTCAACTCCTTTCGACCGGATCGGTGGCCAGGCGCGTATCGATGCTCTGGTTGATTCCTTCTATCGTCGTATGGATACATTGCCCGAGGCCAAGGTCATTCGGGACATGCATGCCGATGATCTGGGACCGGTTGGTGAGGTTTTGAAGCGCTATCTTGGGGAATGGCTCGGAGGACCGAAGCTCTATTCGCAGGAACGCGGTCATCCTCGTCTTCGTATGCGGCACAGGCATTTTCAGATTGGTCCGGCGGAGCGCGACGCCTGGATGTTATGTATGCAAGGTGCCGTCGAGGAAGTGATCGATGATCCGGCCTTGCGATCGCAATTACTGAACTCTTTCTATAAATTGGCGGACTGGGTCCGCAACGACGATGGAAACCCGCATGACGCTCACAATTGA
- a CDS encoding nicotinate-nucleotide adenylyltransferase, whose amino-acid sequence MEMDKSVHELRPRQDKYLARVPPHGDGQSIGLFGGSFNPPHEAHRLASLIALRRLRLDRIWWLVSPGNPLKDHAGLPSVEARMRMAETVKQHPRIHVSGVEAGIGTAYTHETLRYLVRHYPKIHFVWIMGADNFRQFHLWRHWREIAHLLPMVIIDRPGSTLKASQAPAALALARYRRPENQCAGLARAKPPAFVFLHGPRSSLSSTLLRQQTKP is encoded by the coding sequence ATGGAAATGGACAAATCCGTCCATGAGCTTCGGCCGCGCCAGGACAAATATCTAGCCCGCGTCCCGCCTCACGGAGACGGCCAGAGCATCGGCCTCTTCGGCGGCAGTTTCAATCCGCCGCATGAAGCGCATCGGCTGGCGAGCCTGATTGCTCTGCGCCGTTTGCGGCTCGATCGCATTTGGTGGCTGGTCAGCCCAGGCAATCCCCTCAAGGATCATGCAGGCCTGCCGTCCGTCGAAGCGCGTATGCGCATGGCTGAGACTGTGAAACAGCATCCGCGCATCCATGTCTCAGGTGTAGAGGCAGGGATCGGCACCGCCTACACACACGAAACGCTCCGGTATCTGGTGCGCCACTATCCGAAAATTCATTTCGTCTGGATCATGGGCGCCGATAATTTTCGCCAGTTCCATCTTTGGAGACATTGGCGGGAGATCGCCCATCTCTTGCCCATGGTGATTATCGATAGGCCCGGCTCGACCTTGAAGGCTTCGCAGGCCCCTGCTGCCTTGGCACTTGCCCGCTACCGTCGCCCGGAAAACCAATGCGCCGGCTTGGCGCGTGCCAAGCCACCGGCCTTTGTTTTCCTGCATGGGCCGCGATCATCCTTGTCTTCGACTCTGCTCAGGCAACAGACAAAGCCTTGA
- a CDS encoding glutamate-5-semialdehyde dehydrogenase, giving the protein MDALQLVSNRSETDVPALMHALGQQARASAHALSLASTEAKNLALRVAAEQLRKRTQDLLLANARDLEGAKAQDANAAFLDRLTLDDKRIEAIARGLDEIAALPDPVGRMLARYERPNGLVIERVATPLGVIGIIYESRPAVTADAGALCLKAGNAAILRGGSESFFSATIIHACLTEGLRAAGLPEAAVSLVPTRDRAAVGEMLKGLDGTIDVIVPRGGKSLVARVQAEARVPVFAHLEGVNHIFVHRAADLEKAAIIIRNAKLRRPGVCGAAEILLVDEACMATHLAPLTRMLLDAGCAIRGDAATQTIDPRVTAAMESDWRTEYSDAIIAVRVIDGLNKAIAHIETHGSHHTDCIITEDQEAADRFLAEVDSAIVMHNASTQFADGGEFGFGAEIGIATGRLHARGPVGLEQLTSFKYRVHGNGQIRP; this is encoded by the coding sequence ATGGACGCCTTACAACTCGTTTCGAACAGATCCGAGACCGATGTGCCCGCGCTGATGCATGCACTCGGCCAGCAAGCACGAGCCAGCGCTCATGCTCTTTCGCTGGCCTCGACCGAAGCCAAGAACCTGGCCTTGCGGGTTGCGGCGGAGCAATTACGCAAACGCACCCAGGATCTTCTGCTCGCCAATGCCCGTGATCTCGAAGGCGCCAAGGCACAAGACGCCAACGCCGCTTTTCTCGACCGCCTCACCCTCGATGACAAACGCATCGAGGCAATTGCCCGCGGTCTCGATGAAATCGCCGCCTTGCCTGATCCCGTCGGACGCATGCTCGCCCGTTACGAGCGGCCGAATGGTCTCGTGATCGAGCGTGTCGCGACACCGCTCGGCGTGATCGGCATCATCTATGAAAGCCGGCCCGCCGTCACTGCCGATGCCGGCGCGCTGTGTCTCAAGGCGGGCAATGCCGCGATCCTGCGCGGCGGCTCGGAAAGTTTCTTTTCCGCCACCATCATCCATGCCTGTTTGACCGAAGGCTTGCGCGCTGCGGGCCTCCCGGAAGCAGCCGTCAGTCTTGTGCCGACGCGCGATCGGGCGGCCGTTGGGGAAATGCTCAAGGGCCTTGACGGCACCATCGACGTCATTGTGCCACGCGGCGGCAAAAGTCTTGTCGCCCGCGTCCAGGCGGAGGCCCGCGTTCCCGTCTTCGCTCATCTCGAAGGCGTCAATCATATTTTCGTCCATCGCGCTGCCGATCTCGAGAAAGCCGCGATCATTATCCGCAATGCTAAATTGCGCCGACCGGGTGTATGCGGTGCCGCCGAAATCCTGCTCGTCGACGAAGCCTGCATGGCGACGCATCTGGCACCGCTCACCCGCATGTTGCTCGATGCCGGCTGCGCTATACGCGGCGACGCGGCGACACAGACCATCGATCCGCGCGTCACGGCCGCCATGGAATCCGATTGGCGGACGGAATATTCCGACGCCATTATCGCCGTCCGCGTCATTGACGGACTGAATAAAGCCATTGCTCACATCGAGACGCATGGGTCGCATCATACAGATTGCATCATCACCGAGGATCAAGAAGCCGCAGACAGGTTTCTCGCCGAGGTCGATTCTGCAATCGTCATGCATAATGCTTCGACACAATTCGCCGATGGTGGCGAATTCGGCTTCGGTGCCGAGATCGGCATTGCGACGGGACGCCTGCATGCGCGTGGCCCTGTGGGCCTCGAACAATTGACCTCATTCAAATATCGTGTGCATGGAAATGGACAAATCCGTCCATGA
- the proB gene encoding glutamate 5-kinase, with amino-acid sequence MPSPALPSLGGFRRIVIKVGSSLLVDRGQGGVKRAWLDALAQDIAKLHGAGADVLVVSSGSIALGRTVLGLPDGALRLEDSQAAAAVGQIALARTWAEVLGDRGITAGQILVTLGDTEKRRRYLNARATIGRLLDLRAVPVINENDTVATSEIRYGDNDRLAARVATMASADLLILLSDVAGLYTAPPADDPTAELIPLVPRINAEIEAMAGGAASAFSRGGMRTKIEAAKIATTGGTHMVIADGRVEHPVSRIAAGAPCTWFLTGSNPVTARKKWIAGSLEPRGVLHIDAGAAQAIANGNSLLPAGIVRVDGHFARGDCVLIRDPQGAEIGRGLTAYDASDAILLAGRNSKDIESLLGMPGRTALIHRDDMVLAGD; translated from the coding sequence ATGCCTTCCCCTGCCCTTCCCTCGCTCGGCGGCTTCAGACGCATCGTCATCAAGGTCGGCTCTTCCCTCCTCGTCGACCGTGGGCAGGGCGGCGTCAAGCGCGCGTGGCTTGACGCCCTGGCGCAAGATATCGCCAAACTGCATGGCGCCGGCGCGGATGTGCTTGTAGTCTCGTCCGGTTCCATCGCGCTGGGACGCACGGTGCTTGGCCTGCCGGATGGCGCCCTTCGTCTGGAGGACAGCCAGGCCGCCGCCGCCGTCGGCCAGATCGCCCTCGCCCGGACCTGGGCCGAGGTTCTTGGCGATCGGGGCATCACTGCAGGCCAGATTCTCGTCACGCTCGGCGATACGGAAAAGCGCCGCCGTTATCTCAATGCGCGCGCGACCATCGGCCGCTTGCTCGATCTGCGCGCCGTGCCGGTCATCAATGAAAACGACACAGTGGCGACGAGCGAGATTCGCTATGGCGACAATGATCGCCTCGCCGCGCGCGTCGCCACAATGGCAAGCGCCGACCTCCTCATTCTGCTCTCGGATGTCGCAGGTCTCTATACGGCGCCACCCGCCGACGATCCCACAGCCGAATTGATTCCCCTGGTGCCGCGCATCAATGCCGAAATCGAGGCTATGGCCGGTGGCGCGGCTTCCGCTTTCTCGCGCGGCGGCATGCGGACCAAGATCGAAGCCGCCAAGATCGCGACGACTGGCGGTACGCATATGGTGATCGCCGACGGAAGGGTGGAACATCCGGTATCCCGCATCGCGGCGGGGGCACCTTGCACCTGGTTCCTGACCGGCTCCAATCCCGTGACGGCCCGCAAGAAATGGATCGCCGGTTCGCTCGAACCCCGCGGCGTCTTGCATATTGACGCCGGCGCAGCGCAAGCGATCGCCAACGGCAATAGCCTGTTGCCCGCCGGCATTGTCAGAGTCGATGGTCATTTCGCGCGCGGCGATTGCGTTCTGATCCGCGATCCACAGGGCGCGGAAATTGGCCGCGGTCTCACCGCCTATGATGCCAGCGACGCGATCCTGCTTGCCGGACGCAATTCAAAGGATATTGAAAGCCTGCTTGGCATGCCTGGCCGCACGGCGCTTATTCACCGTGACGATATGGTTCTCGCTGGCGATTAA
- the obgE gene encoding GTPase ObgE: MKFLDQARIYIRSGDGGAGCLSFRHEKFIEFGGPDGGDGGRGGDVVALCVEGLNTLIDYRYQQHFKAKTGTHGMGKNRAGARGADCILKVPAGTQIFDEDGETLIADLTEIGQSVCLARGGNGGFGNAHFKTSTNQAPRRANPGQEGEEMTLWLRLKLIADAGLVGLPNAGKSTFLSTVSAARPKIADYPFTTLHPQLGVVAYGDREFVLADIPGLIEGAHEGVGLGDRFLGHVERCRVLLHLVDAGCEHAGKAYKTIRKELAAYGNGLDEKPEIVALSKIDTVDAETLKNQMARLKRAAKRTPLKLSAATHTNLTETLQSLLAAIDAAGAAQEAAAEPAATSWHPCD; the protein is encoded by the coding sequence ATGAAATTTCTGGATCAAGCCAGGATCTACATCCGCTCGGGCGATGGCGGCGCCGGCTGCCTATCCTTTCGCCATGAGAAATTCATTGAATTCGGTGGACCGGACGGCGGCGACGGCGGACGCGGTGGCGATGTCGTCGCGCTCTGCGTCGAAGGTCTCAACACCTTGATCGATTACCGCTACCAGCAACATTTCAAAGCCAAGACCGGCACCCATGGCATGGGTAAGAACCGGGCTGGCGCGCGCGGTGCCGATTGTATCCTCAAAGTGCCGGCCGGAACCCAGATTTTCGACGAGGATGGGGAGACCCTGATCGCCGATCTCACCGAGATTGGCCAAAGCGTCTGCCTTGCACGCGGCGGCAATGGCGGTTTCGGCAACGCACATTTCAAGACCTCCACCAATCAGGCGCCACGCCGCGCCAATCCCGGCCAGGAGGGTGAGGAAATGACCCTCTGGCTGCGCCTGAAACTGATCGCCGATGCCGGTCTTGTGGGCCTGCCCAATGCCGGCAAATCGACTTTTCTCTCCACGGTCAGCGCGGCCCGCCCGAAAATCGCCGATTATCCCTTCACCACCCTGCATCCGCAGCTCGGCGTCGTTGCTTATGGCGATCGTGAATTCGTCCTCGCCGATATTCCGGGCCTCATCGAGGGCGCGCATGAGGGTGTCGGGCTTGGCGATCGATTCCTCGGCCATGTCGAGCGCTGCCGGGTCCTTTTGCATCTCGTCGATGCCGGCTGCGAACATGCCGGCAAAGCGTATAAGACGATCCGCAAGGAACTCGCAGCCTATGGCAATGGTCTCGACGAAAAGCCTGAGATCGTGGCCCTTTCGAAGATCGATACGGTGGATGCCGAGACGCTGAAAAATCAAATGGCGCGGTTGAAACGTGCCGCCAAGCGCACGCCTCTCAAACTCTCGGCGGCGACTCATACAAATCTGACCGAAACCCTTCAAAGCCTGCTGGCGGCGATCGACGCGGCCGGCGCCGCGCAAGAGGCCGCAGCCGAACCCGCCGCGACATCCTGGCATCCATGCGATTGA
- a CDS encoding GNAT family N-acetyltransferase — protein sequence MFPDLTSDDIFRIETKRLWLRWPRVADAAAISTFASLPETAKMTAAIPHPYPVGEAERFIFQARADNANGKGLILAITLKRPERPLIGLVSATLAGHHDLELGYVIAPTSSGKGYATEAVKGMVNSLFSVTSAHRILANVRAINPASHRVLEKSGFTYVDSGLDYLPARGGLHPCDRFEFDRKTWVQQHPPRGMPPMIHQTKDRQDALRASFQPSVES from the coding sequence ATGTTCCCGGATCTGACCTCCGATGATATTTTTCGCATCGAGACCAAACGGCTCTGGCTGCGCTGGCCCCGCGTCGCCGATGCCGCCGCCATTTCCACTTTCGCGAGCCTGCCGGAAACCGCCAAAATGACGGCCGCCATTCCCCACCCCTATCCGGTGGGGGAAGCCGAACGGTTCATCTTCCAGGCGCGCGCCGACAATGCGAATGGTAAGGGCCTGATTCTCGCCATTACCCTGAAGCGCCCCGAGCGCCCCTTGATCGGACTCGTCAGCGCCACGCTCGCCGGACACCACGATCTTGAGCTCGGCTATGTCATCGCACCGACGTCATCCGGCAAAGGCTATGCGACGGAAGCTGTCAAAGGCATGGTCAACAGCCTTTTCAGCGTGACATCGGCCCATCGCATCCTGGCCAATGTCCGCGCCATTAATCCGGCCTCGCATCGGGTGCTGGAGAAGAGTGGTTTCACTTATGTCGATTCAGGCCTCGATTACCTGCCGGCGCGCGGCGGCCTGCATCCATGCGATCGTTTCGAATTCGATCGCAAGACCTGGGTCCAGCAGCATCCGCCGCGCGGCATGCCGCCAATGATCCATCAGACGAAAGACCGGCAAGATGCTCTGAGAGCTTCCTTCCAGCCCTCAGTCGAAAGTTGA
- the rpmA gene encoding 50S ribosomal protein L27 yields MAHKKAGGSSRNGRDSDGRRLGVKKFGGEAVIGGNIIVRQRGTKWHPGSNVGIGKDHTLFALTAGQVFFQTKANGRSYISVIPPKAAEAAE; encoded by the coding sequence ATGGCACATAAAAAAGCAGGCGGCTCGTCACGAAACGGACGCGATTCCGACGGCCGACGCCTCGGTGTAAAGAAATTCGGCGGCGAAGCCGTCATCGGCGGCAATATTATTGTCCGCCAACGCGGTACCAAATGGCATCCCGGCAGCAATGTCGGCATTGGCAAAGATCATACTTTGTTCGCCCTGACGGCAGGACAAGTATTTTTCCAAACCAAGGCCAATGGCCGTTCCTATATTTCGGTCATACCACCGAAAGCCGCCGAGGCGGCCGAATAA
- the rplU gene encoding 50S ribosomal protein L21 yields MFAVIKTGGKQYSVAADDIITVMTLQGEPGDAVTFDSVLMLAGEGEPKIGAPFIAGATVSGEIVEQTRGPKVISFKKRRRQNSKRKRGHRQDLTLVKITGINA; encoded by the coding sequence ATGTTCGCAGTCATTAAAACCGGGGGCAAGCAATATAGCGTCGCCGCCGACGATATCATTACCGTCATGACGCTTCAGGGCGAGCCCGGCGATGCCGTCACTTTCGATTCCGTCCTGATGCTTGCCGGCGAAGGCGAGCCCAAGATCGGCGCGCCTTTCATTGCGGGTGCAACCGTATCCGGCGAAATCGTCGAACAGACGCGTGGGCCGAAGGTTATCTCCTTCAAGAAACGCCGTCGGCAGAATTCGAAGCGCAAGCGTGGCCACAGGCAGGATCTGACCCTGGTCAAGATCACCGGAATCAACGCCTGA
- a CDS encoding M23 family metallopeptidase yields the protein MHFYGGVMRMRSLAAYRSTDRRGGAVELGNEPAIDTDGEQHDIFDRRQVSLRWLAGTILTGLSGAGLIGAAIYAAFDHQSHFAEAPMLAAPPHRETAQESGINGRKGDRLVKSVDIVAAKQSFRAPMTLKIGEKEVVKTHSFTRVETTLLQASAGYGDDIPPFNPLKLLADARNPVDVPQEPVQDDAEVSWALRDLVGQPVSTQAVLSGDEVQAQLAEQIKNPMNAGTKLLTLPPQMLLMKTSRANPLGNGIGHNFGRSGAAAVLAYANPEDTGLNAPFSSIDVRMVPENVTVVARSSASPQSTQSGEKLVVLRHGEAVEDILRNAGLSKDRIAAIIQAFGARRGEAAVAEGRKLKLQFADFDGSGGEAILARLSVYADETLETTIAMTDQGRYMRVISRNEEPVARRRSEDTDDDDAGGMRLYESLYETALKQDIPRRIVDELVRIFANDVDFQRTVAAGDSFSAFYDEAEEGDHLPELLYATVTTRNETFRYYRFQTPDDNGVDFYDPNGRSTRKFLVRVPLAAEKMTSGFGTRFHPILGYSRPHTGVDWAAPIGTPIFAAGNGTVLKAGWDSGYGRRVEIQHANGYITTYNHMSGFAKGMSEGMRVRQGQVIGYLGQTGLATGPHLHYEVIVNGHFVDPLRVKLAQTREFDGPMLATFKRERERIDGLLALAPNATSSIVADRRGNRNRAIP from the coding sequence ATGCATTTTTACGGCGGCGTGATGCGGATGCGTAGTCTGGCCGCGTATCGATCGACGGATCGCCGTGGCGGCGCGGTGGAACTCGGCAACGAGCCGGCGATCGATACGGATGGTGAGCAACACGATATTTTCGATCGGCGACAGGTGTCCCTGCGCTGGCTTGCCGGTACGATCCTCACCGGCCTGTCCGGGGCGGGGTTGATCGGCGCGGCCATCTACGCGGCTTTCGATCATCAGTCGCATTTTGCCGAGGCGCCGATGCTGGCCGCCCCCCCCCATAGGGAAACGGCGCAGGAAAGCGGAATCAATGGGCGCAAGGGCGATCGGCTGGTCAAATCCGTCGATATTGTCGCTGCCAAACAGTCATTTCGTGCGCCGATGACCTTGAAGATCGGTGAGAAGGAAGTCGTCAAGACACATTCGTTCACGCGGGTCGAAACCACTTTGTTGCAAGCCAGCGCCGGCTATGGCGACGATATTCCGCCGTTCAATCCGCTCAAACTTCTTGCCGATGCGCGCAATCCCGTCGATGTGCCGCAAGAACCCGTGCAGGACGATGCCGAAGTCTCCTGGGCATTGCGCGATCTTGTCGGCCAGCCGGTTTCGACGCAGGCCGTATTGTCCGGCGATGAAGTCCAGGCGCAATTGGCCGAGCAGATCAAGAATCCGATGAATGCCGGCACGAAGCTTTTGACCCTGCCGCCGCAGATGCTCTTGATGAAGACGAGCCGGGCCAATCCCCTGGGCAATGGCATAGGGCATAATTTCGGCCGATCCGGTGCCGCCGCCGTCCTCGCCTATGCCAATCCGGAGGATACGGGGTTGAATGCCCCCTTCTCCTCGATCGATGTCCGCATGGTGCCGGAAAATGTCACGGTCGTGGCGCGTTCCTCGGCGTCACCGCAATCCACGCAAAGCGGCGAAAAGCTCGTTGTCCTGCGCCATGGTGAAGCGGTGGAGGATATTTTGCGCAATGCCGGTCTGTCCAAGGATCGGATTGCCGCGATCATCCAGGCTTTCGGCGCGCGCCGGGGCGAGGCCGCAGTGGCCGAGGGACGCAAGCTGAAATTGCAATTCGCCGATTTCGATGGCAGTGGCGGCGAGGCGATCTTGGCGAGGCTGTCCGTCTATGCCGACGAGACGCTCGAAACAACGATCGCCATGACCGATCAAGGCCGTTATATGCGCGTGATCTCCCGGAACGAGGAGCCGGTGGCGCGGCGGCGGTCCGAGGATACGGATGATGACGATGCCGGCGGCATGCGGCTTTATGAGTCGCTTTACGAGACGGCTCTCAAACAGGATATTCCCAGACGGATTGTCGACGAACTGGTCCGAATCTTCGCCAATGATGTTGATTTCCAGCGTACGGTCGCAGCGGGAGATTCCTTCTCGGCCTTCTATGATGAGGCCGAGGAAGGCGATCATCTACCGGAATTGCTCTATGCGACGGTGACGACGCGCAACGAAACTTTCCGCTATTATCGTTTCCAGACACCTGATGACAATGGTGTCGATTTTTATGATCCGAATGGCCGTTCGACCCGCAAGTTCCTGGTGCGCGTGCCGCTTGCCGCTGAGAAAATGACGTCGGGCTTCGGCACCCGTTTCCATCCCATTCTCGGTTATTCGCGCCCGCATACAGGCGTCGATTGGGCGGCGCCCATTGGCACACCAATCTTTGCCGCTGGCAATGGAACCGTGCTCAAGGCAGGCTGGGATTCAGGCTATGGCCGCCGGGTCGAGATCCAGCATGCCAATGGCTATATCACCACCTATAATCATATGTCCGGCTTCGCCAAGGGCATGAGCGAGGGGATGCGGGTCCGCCAGGGGCAGGTCATCGGTTACCTCGGCCAGACCGGTCTCGCGACTGGGCCGCATCTCCATTATGAAGTGATCGTCAACGGCCATTTCGTTGATCCGCTCCGTGTGAAACTCGCCCAGACGCGCGAATTCGACGGACCCATGCTGGCAACGTTCAAACGCGAGCGCGAACGGATCGATGGCCTGCTGGCCCTGGCGCCCAATGCGACCAGTTCGATCGTTGCTGATCGCCGTGGTAATCGCAATCGCGCTATTCCGTAA